Proteins encoded together in one Kutzneria kofuensis window:
- a CDS encoding DNA polymerase IV: MGRSGNLPRGLVERFRVSDTVWPDDTGCPILHVDMDAFYASVEIRERPELKDKPVIVGGTGNRGVVSSANYIARGFGVRSAMPTTRARRLCPHAVFIAPTFGLYTEASRTVMNLFRELTPLVEPLSLDEAFLDVSGALRRLRTTPSRIGAQLRQDVLERTGVNCSVGVASTKFIAKLASGLAKPDGMVVVPKERTLEFLHPLPVSALWGVGGRTAEALERIDMQTIGDVAAAPVSRLRRVVGAAAADHLYALSHAHDPRPVVPDSAEKSIGAEETFDVDHHDRELLKRELLHLSERTAATLRARGLRGRTVSIKVRFEDFTTITRSRTLPVATDVTQEVYQAAAKLLVENVPYGAVRLIGVRVEQLAQASEIGEQLLIDAPERGWREADQAADSARSRFGGAAVRPASLLGRTTRKERG, translated from the coding sequence ATGGGGCGCAGCGGCAACCTGCCCCGCGGCCTGGTGGAGCGGTTCCGGGTCTCGGACACCGTGTGGCCGGACGACACCGGCTGTCCGATCCTGCACGTCGACATGGACGCCTTCTACGCGTCGGTGGAGATCCGGGAACGGCCGGAGCTCAAGGACAAACCGGTCATCGTGGGCGGCACCGGCAACCGGGGCGTGGTGTCCTCGGCCAACTACATCGCCCGCGGTTTCGGCGTCCGCTCGGCGATGCCGACCACGCGGGCCCGCCGGCTGTGCCCGCACGCGGTGTTCATCGCCCCCACCTTCGGCCTCTACACCGAGGCGTCCCGCACGGTCATGAACCTCTTCCGGGAACTCACGCCGCTGGTCGAGCCGCTCAGCCTGGACGAGGCGTTCCTCGACGTGTCCGGCGCGCTGCGGCGGCTGCGCACGACGCCGTCCCGGATCGGCGCGCAGTTGCGCCAGGACGTGCTGGAGCGCACCGGCGTGAACTGCTCGGTCGGCGTGGCGTCCACGAAGTTCATCGCCAAGCTGGCCTCGGGCCTGGCCAAGCCGGACGGCATGGTGGTGGTGCCGAAGGAGCGGACGCTGGAATTCCTGCACCCGCTGCCGGTGTCGGCGCTGTGGGGCGTCGGCGGTCGGACCGCGGAGGCGTTGGAGCGCATCGACATGCAGACGATCGGGGACGTGGCCGCCGCGCCGGTGTCCCGGCTGAGGCGGGTGGTCGGCGCGGCGGCGGCCGATCACCTGTACGCGTTGTCGCACGCGCACGACCCCAGACCGGTGGTGCCGGATTCGGCGGAGAAGTCGATCGGCGCGGAGGAGACGTTCGACGTCGATCACCACGACCGGGAGCTGCTCAAGCGGGAGCTGCTGCACCTGTCCGAGCGAACCGCGGCGACGCTGCGGGCGCGGGGACTGCGCGGCCGGACCGTGTCGATCAAGGTGCGCTTCGAGGACTTCACCACGATCACCCGATCGAGGACCTTGCCGGTGGCCACCGATGTCACCCAGGAGGTCTATCAAGCCGCCGCCAAACTGCTCGTCGAGAACGTTCCGTATGGCGCCGTTCGGCTGATCGGTGTACGTGTCGAGCAATTGGCGCAGGCGTCCGAGATCGGCGAACAACTGCTCATCGACGCCCCGGAGCGGGGCTGGCGGGAAGCGGACCAGGCCGCCGACTCGGCACGTTCCCGATTCGGCGGCGCGGCCGTGCGCCCAGCCTCATTGCTGGGACGGACAACTCGGAAAGAACGCGGATGA
- a CDS encoding ParA family protein — translation MHTVAVLSLKGGVGKTTVALGLASAALRRGVRTLVVDLDPQCNSTATLEPAETEATLFHVLQNPKPEIVRAAIAPSGWGEGVDVLVGAEEVEGLNHPDPGTNKLSRLEKALATVHDMLEEDEQPYQLVLLDCPPSLGQLTRSALVAADRALLVTEPTMFAVSGVQRAFEAVQAEREEHNPDLQPLGVVVNRVRPRSHEHQFRIDELRDIFGPLVMPVALPDRLAVQQAQGACMPIHMWNTPGAREVALAFNLLLARVLRSSRRRTRSVFAHDEEAPAVEETTEETVAEETVAEEAAAEESAPQEPGPVGRPQFMEPHLP, via the coding sequence GTGCATACGGTTGCGGTGTTGAGCCTCAAGGGCGGTGTCGGCAAGACGACGGTTGCCTTGGGCCTGGCCTCGGCGGCGTTGCGCCGGGGAGTGCGCACCCTGGTGGTGGACCTGGACCCGCAGTGCAACTCGACGGCGACACTGGAACCGGCCGAGACCGAGGCCACCCTGTTCCACGTGCTGCAGAACCCCAAGCCGGAGATCGTGCGGGCGGCCATCGCGCCCAGCGGCTGGGGCGAGGGTGTGGACGTGCTGGTCGGCGCCGAGGAGGTGGAGGGGCTCAACCACCCCGACCCCGGCACCAACAAGCTCAGCCGCCTGGAGAAGGCCCTCGCCACCGTGCACGACATGCTGGAGGAGGACGAGCAGCCGTACCAGCTGGTGCTGCTGGACTGCCCGCCCTCGCTGGGCCAGCTGACCCGGTCCGCGCTGGTCGCGGCCGACCGGGCGCTGCTGGTCACGGAGCCGACGATGTTCGCGGTGTCGGGCGTGCAGCGCGCGTTCGAGGCGGTGCAGGCGGAGCGGGAGGAGCACAACCCCGACCTGCAGCCGCTGGGCGTGGTGGTGAACCGGGTGCGGCCGCGGTCGCACGAGCACCAGTTCCGCATCGACGAGCTGCGCGACATCTTCGGGCCGCTGGTGATGCCGGTGGCGCTGCCGGACCGGCTGGCGGTGCAGCAGGCGCAGGGCGCGTGCATGCCGATCCACATGTGGAACACGCCGGGCGCACGCGAGGTGGCGCTGGCGTTCAACCTGCTGCTGGCCCGGGTGCTGCGGTCGAGCCGCCGGCGAACCCGCTCGGTGTTCGCGCACGACGAAGAGGCGCCCGCCGTCGAGGAGACGACCGAGGAGACCGTCGCCGAAGAGACCGTCGCTGAGGAGGCCGCCGCCGAGGAGAGCGCGCCGCAGGAGCCGGGTCCCGTCGGCCGGCCGCAGTTCATGGAACCACACCTGCCCTGA
- a CDS encoding ATP-binding protein encodes MLIGRGRELSRLTARVRELAGGRGGAAFVDGEPGIGKTTLLRAVCDAAAENGCRVHWGAGDELGRLLPLLPLLEALRAERSDEGQAVLRLLRGEVPTVLDPSAVAAERVLGMVEELCADGPVVLAIDDLQWADKVTVAVLSRLVKLVDQLPLLLVGTLRPVPVRDDLSALWRQLGADGQVSLGPLPAEAIGELVAQLVDAHPTDELLRHAEGAAGNPLYATELVTAVADGADRPGSLAAAIDHRLDFLSEQTRHVLRAATLLGVVFSVADLGVVLGRTVAELLPALDQSTAAGVLVESGDGLSFRHALVRSALYERMSPPVRTAWHLEAARLLADAGSPVERVAKQLLVASGADDWTVDWLCDNAGALIGQSPSAAVDLLRRVLATPRWDARRLSLASRFADALYRTGDFDEAEQVATRALALSADPVQIVWLHHILLQCRSMSGRVAQSLVELDRALSDPDTTGRVRARLLVLTARAHWNLGDADAAEKTALDAADAAPADEWVVGWSLHVRSIVLIMRGDMAGALELLDHAVRVIGRDGATAELSLLLRINRAVALGGVDRCDEAVAAARDVRQLAEHVGNTVRLAQAQSALVQMSYDSGCWDDALVDVDLLADELKNPVVAAADHSIAALIKLHRGDHAAAGRHLAIVRAAQVGRHPVLHMALATSLELEQAGRLDEALAALHTSADFDDVLPVIVRLAVAVGDLDTARETTERVVELAADSEVQHRIGAAAYCRGLVDRDGEELLRAATAYRECGRPLARAMALEAAAAAFVHSGQSSSARAAASRSLDLYAELGAEWQLARAQSVLRALGLRRGPKVKHRRAKTGWDSLTPAEATVAQLVVAGLSNPQIAERLFVSRRTVTTHVSHILAKLQVRTRTDIAREASLRQAASG; translated from the coding sequence ATGCTGATCGGGCGCGGCCGCGAGCTGTCCCGGCTCACCGCTCGGGTCCGCGAACTCGCCGGTGGCCGGGGTGGGGCGGCGTTCGTCGACGGCGAGCCCGGCATCGGCAAGACCACGCTGCTGCGCGCGGTGTGCGACGCCGCCGCGGAAAACGGTTGCCGCGTGCACTGGGGCGCGGGTGACGAACTCGGCCGGCTGCTCCCCCTGCTGCCGCTGCTGGAGGCGCTGCGCGCGGAGCGTTCCGACGAGGGGCAGGCCGTGCTGCGCCTGCTGCGCGGCGAGGTCCCGACCGTGCTCGACCCGTCCGCGGTCGCGGCGGAACGCGTGCTGGGCATGGTCGAGGAACTGTGCGCGGACGGCCCGGTGGTGCTGGCGATCGACGACCTGCAGTGGGCGGACAAGGTCACCGTCGCGGTGCTCAGCCGGCTGGTGAAGCTGGTCGACCAGCTGCCGCTGCTGCTGGTCGGCACGCTGCGCCCGGTCCCGGTCCGCGACGACCTGTCCGCGCTGTGGCGGCAGCTCGGCGCCGACGGCCAGGTCAGCCTGGGGCCGCTGCCGGCGGAGGCGATCGGCGAGCTGGTCGCCCAGCTGGTCGACGCGCACCCGACGGACGAACTGCTCCGGCACGCCGAGGGCGCGGCCGGAAATCCGTTGTACGCAACGGAGCTCGTCACCGCGGTGGCGGACGGCGCCGACCGCCCCGGCTCGTTGGCCGCCGCGATCGACCACCGGCTGGACTTCCTGTCCGAGCAGACCCGGCACGTGCTGCGCGCCGCGACCCTGCTCGGCGTCGTGTTCTCCGTCGCCGACCTCGGCGTCGTGCTCGGCCGCACGGTCGCCGAGCTGCTGCCCGCGCTGGACCAGTCGACCGCGGCCGGCGTGCTCGTCGAGTCCGGCGACGGCCTGTCGTTCCGGCACGCGTTGGTGCGATCCGCCCTGTACGAACGGATGTCGCCGCCCGTACGGACCGCATGGCACCTGGAGGCGGCGCGGCTGCTGGCCGACGCCGGCTCGCCGGTCGAACGCGTCGCCAAGCAACTCTTGGTCGCCTCCGGCGCCGACGACTGGACCGTGGACTGGTTGTGCGACAACGCCGGCGCGCTCATCGGCCAGTCCCCGTCCGCGGCCGTGGACCTGCTGCGCCGCGTCCTCGCCACGCCCCGCTGGGACGCCCGGCGGCTGTCGCTGGCCAGCCGGTTCGCCGACGCGCTGTACCGAACCGGCGATTTCGACGAGGCCGAGCAGGTCGCCACCCGCGCGCTCGCGCTGTCCGCCGACCCGGTGCAAATCGTGTGGCTGCACCACATTCTGTTGCAGTGCCGCAGCATGAGCGGCCGTGTCGCGCAGTCGCTGGTCGAACTGGACCGCGCGTTGTCAGACCCGGACACCACCGGCCGGGTGCGGGCCCGGCTGCTCGTGCTCACCGCCCGTGCGCACTGGAATCTCGGTGACGCCGACGCCGCCGAGAAGACTGCGCTCGACGCCGCCGACGCCGCGCCCGCCGACGAATGGGTTGTCGGCTGGTCCCTGCACGTCCGCAGCATCGTCCTCATCATGCGCGGCGACATGGCCGGCGCCCTGGAGCTGCTCGACCACGCCGTGCGGGTGATCGGCCGCGACGGCGCGACCGCGGAGCTCAGCCTGCTGCTGCGCATCAACCGCGCCGTGGCGCTCGGCGGCGTCGACCGCTGCGACGAGGCGGTGGCCGCCGCCCGAGACGTACGTCAACTGGCCGAGCATGTCGGCAACACGGTCCGGTTGGCGCAGGCGCAGAGTGCCCTCGTACAGATGTCGTACGACTCGGGGTGCTGGGACGACGCGCTGGTGGACGTGGACCTGCTCGCCGACGAGCTGAAGAACCCGGTGGTGGCCGCGGCCGACCACAGCATCGCCGCGCTGATCAAGCTGCACCGCGGCGATCACGCCGCCGCCGGCCGGCACCTGGCCATCGTGCGGGCGGCCCAGGTGGGCCGGCATCCCGTGCTGCACATGGCCTTGGCGACCAGCCTGGAGCTGGAGCAGGCCGGCCGCCTGGACGAGGCGCTGGCCGCGCTGCACACCTCCGCCGACTTCGACGACGTGCTGCCGGTGATCGTCCGCCTCGCGGTGGCCGTCGGCGACCTCGACACCGCGCGGGAGACCACCGAGCGGGTCGTCGAGCTGGCGGCCGATTCCGAGGTGCAGCACCGGATCGGGGCCGCCGCGTACTGCCGGGGGCTGGTCGACCGCGACGGCGAGGAGCTGCTGCGCGCGGCCACCGCCTACCGCGAGTGCGGCCGTCCGCTGGCCCGGGCCATGGCGCTGGAGGCGGCCGCCGCCGCGTTTGTCCACAGCGGACAGTCGAGTTCGGCGCGGGCCGCCGCGTCCCGGTCGCTCGACCTGTACGCGGAGCTCGGCGCCGAGTGGCAGCTGGCCCGGGCGCAGTCGGTGCTGCGGGCGCTCGGCCTGCGGCGCGGCCCGAAGGTCAAGCACCGCCGGGCGAAGACCGGGTGGGACAGCCTCACGCCGGCCGAGGCGACCGTCGCCCAGCTGGTGGTGGCGGGCCTGTCCAACCCGCAGATCGCCGAGCGGCTGTTCGTGTCCCGCCGCACGGTGACCACGCACGTCTCGCACATCCTGGCCAAGCTGCAGGTCCGCACCCGTACGGACATCGCGCGGGAGGCGAGCCTGCGCCAGGCCGCGTCCGGCTGA
- a CDS encoding Fpg/Nei family DNA glycosylase: MPEGDTVFLTAHRLNDALAGNTLTRGEIRHPSLSTVDLTGREVVGVGSVGKHIFTRLGDGVSLHSHLRMDGSWHLYRPGDRWRRPSHQVRAILSTSDRSAVGFLLHDLELLPTAEESRLVGHLGPDLLHPDWDAAMAAEATRRLTADPAREIGLALLDQRVMAGVGNLYKAEVCFLLGVSPWSPVSATDAARAVELSHKLLLRNAWRPEQSTTGETTRGRQHWVYERHGKRCLRCGHAVVRAVQGSGLQQRPTWYCPHCQPGPTA, from the coding sequence ATGCCCGAGGGCGACACGGTTTTCCTCACCGCGCACCGGCTGAACGACGCGTTGGCCGGAAACACGTTGACGCGCGGGGAGATCCGCCACCCCTCGTTGTCCACTGTGGACCTCACGGGCCGCGAGGTGGTCGGCGTCGGTTCGGTGGGCAAGCACATCTTCACCCGCCTCGGCGACGGCGTCAGCCTGCACAGCCATCTCCGAATGGACGGCAGCTGGCACCTGTACCGCCCCGGCGACCGCTGGCGCCGGCCGTCGCACCAGGTCCGCGCCATTCTGTCCACTTCGGACCGTTCGGCTGTCGGCTTTCTCCTGCACGACCTGGAGTTGCTGCCGACCGCCGAGGAGTCCCGGCTGGTCGGGCACCTCGGGCCGGACCTGCTGCACCCGGACTGGGACGCCGCGATGGCCGCCGAGGCGACCCGCCGGCTCACCGCCGACCCGGCCCGGGAGATCGGCCTCGCGCTGCTCGATCAACGGGTGATGGCCGGGGTCGGGAACCTGTACAAGGCCGAGGTCTGCTTCCTGCTCGGCGTCTCCCCCTGGTCGCCGGTCTCCGCCACCGACGCGGCCCGCGCCGTCGAGCTCAGCCACAAGTTGTTGCTACGCAACGCGTGGCGCCCCGAGCAGTCGACCACCGGGGAGACCACGCGGGGCCGGCAGCACTGGGTGTACGAACGGCACGGCAAGCGCTGCCTGCGCTGTGGTCACGCCGTCGTACGGGCCGTGCAGGGCAGCGGGCTGCAGCAGCGGCCCACCTGGTACTGCCCGCACTGCCAACCCGGCCCGACGGCGTGA
- a CDS encoding DUF6328 family protein: MTHLPATARSQHESHDSWNLVARGETPTQRLDRNYAELLQEIRVAQTGVQLLLAFLLSLAFTPRFGSLSEFDRGAFVASLVLGAAATALLIAPAPVHRLVFQHRLKRQLVHLASGLALSGLVLLMLSLASALILILDVVLGQEWTGMLTAGIVSWFSLWWYIVPLWLRWCRGQSPRVRRRPVPRQR; the protein is encoded by the coding sequence ATGACGCACCTGCCAGCCACCGCCCGTAGTCAGCACGAGAGCCACGACAGCTGGAATCTCGTCGCCCGCGGGGAGACGCCGACACAGCGGCTGGACCGCAACTACGCCGAGCTGCTGCAGGAGATCCGGGTCGCGCAGACCGGGGTGCAGCTGCTGCTGGCGTTCCTGCTGTCGCTGGCGTTCACGCCGCGCTTCGGCTCGCTGAGCGAGTTCGACCGCGGCGCGTTCGTCGCCAGCCTGGTGCTCGGCGCGGCGGCGACGGCGCTGCTGATCGCGCCCGCCCCGGTGCACCGGCTGGTGTTCCAGCACCGGCTCAAGCGGCAACTGGTGCACCTGGCCAGCGGGTTGGCGTTGTCCGGCCTGGTGTTGCTGATGTTGTCGCTGGCGTCCGCTCTGATACTGATCCTGGACGTGGTGCTGGGCCAGGAATGGACGGGCATGCTCACCGCCGGCATCGTGAGCTGGTTCTCGCTGTGGTGGTACATCGTCCCGCTGTGGCTGCGCTGGTGCCGGGGGCAGTCGCCCAGGGTGCGTCGCCGGCCCGTGCCCCGGCAGCGCTGA
- a CDS encoding class I SAM-dependent methyltransferase: MRPDAVRLALDTELAAVRRRHAEPPRVLDVGGGSGVWAVPLAAAGCLVTVVDPSPNALATLQRRAVEAGVADHVTAVQGDSDALSDLVPAGRADLVLGHGVLEVVDDLAAALSQLAGAAAPGGAVSVLVANRYSALINRVLAGRLVDARQLLDDPEGQLPGDTLKRRFDVESLRAALSAAGLDVELLQGYGVVADLVPGAVLESNPGAAEALAQLEVAAATQPPLRDVASRLHALARRP; encoded by the coding sequence ATGCGACCCGATGCCGTCCGCCTGGCGCTCGACACCGAGCTGGCCGCTGTCCGCCGCCGGCACGCCGAGCCGCCCCGCGTGCTGGACGTCGGCGGCGGTTCCGGCGTGTGGGCCGTGCCGCTGGCGGCCGCGGGTTGCCTGGTCACGGTCGTCGATCCCAGCCCCAACGCGCTGGCCACCCTGCAGCGCCGGGCCGTCGAGGCCGGCGTCGCCGACCATGTCACCGCCGTTCAGGGCGACAGCGACGCCCTGTCCGATCTTGTCCCCGCCGGCCGCGCCGACCTGGTCCTCGGCCACGGCGTGCTGGAGGTCGTCGACGATCTCGCCGCCGCCCTCTCCCAGCTCGCCGGCGCCGCCGCCCCCGGCGGCGCGGTGTCCGTCCTGGTCGCCAACCGTTACTCAGCGTTGATCAACCGGGTACTCGCCGGCCGGCTCGTGGACGCCCGCCAGCTGCTCGACGACCCCGAGGGGCAGCTGCCCGGCGACACCCTCAAGCGTCGCTTCGACGTGGAGAGCCTTCGGGCCGCCTTGAGCGCCGCCGGCCTGGACGTCGAGTTGCTCCAGGGCTACGGCGTCGTCGCCGACCTCGTGCCGGGAGCCGTGCTGGAGAGCAACCCCGGCGCTGCCGAGGCACTGGCCCAGCTGGAGGTCGCCGCCGCGACCCAGCCCCCGCTCCGTGACGTGGCGTCTCGGCTCCACGCCCTGGCCCGCAGGCCCTGA
- a CDS encoding acyltransferase family protein produces the protein MTITRADLPSLTGMRWAAAFLVFCLHIVVASMLDPASAGAKVASLLFGAGEIGVSFFFVLSGFVLMWSARPGDSPVRFWRRRLARIYPVHVVTALLAVLLAVTLGQLARPDNFYGVPDPGSFLANLFLIHSWIPGQQQSLNTVSWTLACEAFFYLTFPVWGALARRLSSRGAVVFALVSVALVITPAFLQRELSLQWLQAFPAARIGEFTLGVALARLVALGSWRGPRLDIALGVMLISYFLVPVWPGEYGFSVATIIGIGVLIPAAAMADLREEPSFWRSPRMVRLGELSFAFYMIHLMVIRVVRRAAPGLVRLGSTAELFVVTGIFAVSLGLAWVLYEYVETPCRRALTRPRRKRKELVPA, from the coding sequence GTGACGATCACCCGTGCCGACCTGCCGTCACTGACCGGAATGCGCTGGGCCGCCGCCTTTCTGGTGTTCTGCCTGCACATCGTGGTCGCGTCGATGCTCGATCCGGCCAGCGCCGGGGCGAAGGTGGCGTCGCTGCTGTTCGGTGCGGGTGAGATCGGGGTGTCGTTCTTCTTCGTGCTGTCCGGTTTCGTGCTGATGTGGTCGGCCCGGCCCGGTGACAGCCCGGTGCGGTTCTGGCGGCGCCGGCTGGCCCGGATCTACCCGGTGCACGTGGTGACGGCGCTGCTCGCGGTGTTGCTCGCCGTGACGCTCGGGCAGTTGGCCCGGCCCGACAACTTCTACGGCGTGCCCGACCCCGGCAGCTTCCTGGCCAACCTGTTCCTGATCCACTCGTGGATCCCCGGCCAGCAGCAGTCGTTGAACACCGTCAGCTGGACGCTGGCGTGCGAGGCCTTCTTCTACCTGACGTTCCCGGTCTGGGGCGCGCTGGCCCGGCGGCTCTCCTCGCGCGGCGCGGTCGTGTTCGCCTTGGTCAGCGTGGCGTTGGTGATCACTCCGGCGTTCCTGCAGCGGGAACTGTCGCTGCAGTGGCTCCAGGCCTTCCCCGCCGCCCGGATCGGCGAGTTCACCCTCGGCGTGGCCCTGGCCCGGTTGGTCGCGCTCGGCAGTTGGCGCGGTCCGCGGCTGGACATCGCCCTCGGTGTGATGCTGATCAGCTACTTCCTGGTGCCGGTGTGGCCCGGCGAGTACGGGTTCTCGGTGGCGACGATCATCGGCATCGGCGTGCTCATCCCGGCCGCCGCCATGGCCGACCTCCGCGAGGAGCCGTCGTTCTGGCGTTCCCCGCGCATGGTCCGCCTCGGCGAGCTCTCCTTCGCGTTCTACATGATCCACCTGATGGTGATCCGCGTGGTGCGCCGAGCCGCGCCGGGTTTGGTGCGTCTGGGCAGCACCGCGGAGTTGTTCGTGGTGACCGGCATCTTCGCGGTGTCACTGGGGCTGGCGTGGGTGCTGTACGAGTACGTGGAGACACCGTGCCGGCGCGCGCTGACCCGGCCGCGGCGGAAGCGGAAGGAACTGGTGCCGGCCTGA
- a CDS encoding S53 family peptidase produces MSPCGRSRFLTVLALAAAALVPLSFTAPVAQAAPLLSGGLVDLGCATSHAHFRCLGKAIKSPNGPGPMTVTTPVGLAPTDIQSAYGVTGLLSGGRTVAIVDAMDAPTAEADLAVFRSKRGLSPCTTANGCFKKVNQNGATSPLPAGDYGWAEEISLDLDAVSATCPDCHILLVEANSPDTDPLMTAVDTAANTPGVVAISNSYGGAEDGTITAADAHLNHPGIAVTASSGDSGYGVSWPASSPYVTAVGGTTLTKAAGTPRGWAEKAWSGAGSGCSAIEPKPSWQHDTACANRTVSDVSAVADPASGLGIYDTYNSCGTSSFCDFLIALGLAQGADGWVQVGGTSLSSPIIASVYALAGNSVTSGSYPYSHTSGLNDVTTGSNGSCGGTYLCTSVPGYDGPTGLGTPHGTTGF; encoded by the coding sequence ATGTCACCCTGCGGCAGATCCCGATTCCTCACCGTCCTCGCGCTGGCCGCCGCCGCGCTCGTCCCCCTGTCCTTCACCGCTCCCGTGGCCCAGGCCGCCCCGCTGCTGTCCGGCGGCCTGGTCGATCTCGGCTGCGCCACGAGCCATGCTCACTTCCGTTGCCTGGGCAAGGCGATCAAGTCGCCGAACGGCCCCGGCCCGATGACCGTCACCACCCCCGTCGGCCTCGCGCCCACCGACATCCAGTCCGCGTACGGCGTCACCGGCCTGCTCTCCGGCGGTCGCACCGTGGCCATCGTGGACGCCATGGACGCGCCGACCGCCGAGGCCGACCTCGCCGTGTTCCGCAGCAAGCGCGGGCTTTCGCCGTGCACCACGGCCAACGGCTGCTTCAAGAAGGTGAACCAGAACGGGGCCACCAGCCCGCTGCCGGCCGGTGACTACGGCTGGGCCGAGGAGATCAGCCTCGACCTGGATGCCGTCTCCGCGACCTGCCCCGACTGCCACATCCTGCTGGTGGAGGCCAACTCCCCCGACACCGACCCGCTGATGACGGCCGTCGACACCGCCGCCAACACCCCTGGCGTCGTGGCCATCTCCAACAGCTACGGCGGCGCCGAGGACGGCACCATCACCGCCGCCGACGCGCACCTCAACCATCCCGGCATCGCCGTCACCGCCTCCTCCGGCGACTCCGGCTACGGCGTCAGCTGGCCCGCTTCCTCGCCCTACGTCACCGCCGTCGGCGGAACCACCCTCACCAAGGCCGCCGGCACCCCTCGCGGCTGGGCCGAGAAGGCCTGGTCCGGCGCCGGCAGCGGCTGCTCCGCCATCGAGCCCAAGCCGTCCTGGCAGCACGACACCGCTTGCGCCAACCGGACCGTCTCCGACGTCTCCGCCGTCGCCGACCCCGCCTCCGGGCTCGGCATCTACGACACCTACAACAGCTGCGGCACCAGTTCCTTCTGCGACTTCCTGATCGCGCTCGGGCTCGCCCAGGGCGCCGACGGCTGGGTGCAGGTCGGCGGCACCAGCCTCTCCTCGCCCATCATCGCCAGCGTGTACGCGTTGGCCGGCAACTCCGTGACCTCCGGCTCCTACCCGTACTCGCACACGTCCGGGCTGAACGACGTCACCACCGGCTCCAACGGCAGCTGCGGCGGCACCTACCTCTGCACCTCCGTCCCCGGCTACGACGGGCCGACCGGCCTCGGCACCCCGCACGGCACCACCGGCTTCTGA